A window from Urocitellus parryii isolate mUroPar1 chromosome 1, mUroPar1.hap1, whole genome shotgun sequence encodes these proteins:
- the LOC144254528 gene encoding olfactory receptor 2T3-like produces MESNLSTSFLLVGLFGNTTHTTLLYTLTFIIFLMALSGNALLILLIYSEPRLWTPMYSFISQLSLMDLLYISVTVPKMLVGQVTGDHTISPAGCGIQMLFYLTLAGAEFFLLSAMAYDRYAAICRPLHYPLLMNQRVCRLLVSGCWLLGALDGLLLTPITMSFPFCKSRKILSFFCEAPALLRLSCSDVSLYKMLMYLCCVLMLLVPTVVISSSYTLILHLIHSTSSAEGHRKALATCSSHMTVVLLFFGAAIYTYMLPGSYHRVQKDVMVSAFYTILTPVLNPLIYSLRNRDVTAALRSLLQSRRPLPRVLRGSTWE; encoded by the coding sequence ATGGAATCAAACTTAAGCACCAGTTTCCTCCTCGTGGGACTCTTTGGGAACACCACCCACACTACCCTCCTCTACACTTTGACCTTCATCATTTTCTTGATGGCCCTATCTGGGAACGCCCTCCTCATTCTTCTCATCTACTCAGAGCCCCGCCTGTGGACCCCCATGTACTCCTTCATCAGCcagctctctctcatggatctccTGTACATCTCTGTGACTGTGCCCAAGATGCTGGTGGGCCAGGTCACGGGAGACCATACAATCTCCCCTGCAGGCTGTGGGATCCAGATGCTCTTCTACCTGACCCTGGCAGGGGCTGAGTTTTTCCTTCTGTCGgccatggcctatgaccggtATGCCGCCATCTGCAGACCTCTGCATTACCCACTGCTGATGAACCAGAGGGTCTGCCGGCTGCTGGTGTCTGGCTGCTGGCTCCTGGGAGCACTGGACGGCTTGTTGCTCACGCCTATCACCATGAGTTTCCCCTTCTGCAAATCCAGGAAGATCCTGAGCTTCTTCTGCGAGGCCCCTGCCCTGCTGAGGCTCTCCTGCTCGGACGTCTCCCTCTACAAGATGCTCATGTACCTGTGCTGCGTCCTCATGCTCCTCGTGCCCACCGTGGTCATCTCCAGCTCCTACACCCTCATCCTGCACCTCATCCACAGCACCAGCTCAGCCGAGGGCCACAGGAAGGCACTGGCCACCTGCTCTTCCCATATGACAGTGGTGCTACTCTTCTTTGGTGCAGCCATCTACACTTACATGCTCCCCGGCTCCTACCACAGAGTGCAGAAGGATGTGATGGTGTCGGCCTTCTATACCATCCTCACCCCTGTGTTGAACCCCCTCATCTACAGCCTGCGCAACAGAGATGTCACTGCGGCTCTAAGGAGCCTGCTGCAGTCAAGGAGGCCCCTCCCAAGGGTTCTGAGAGGGAGCACCTGGGAGTGA
- the LOC144254573 gene encoding olfactory receptor 2T2-like, giving the protein MERGNDTGTGFFLLGLFPGLWHLGTLVTCVLLVYIFAFTGNLVLALLIWANSRLHTPMYILLSQLSLIDLALISTTVPKMAINFFSGKKDISKAACGAQVFFFFALGGGECLLLALMSYDRYVAICSPLRYPAIMNSRVCLQMALVCWGRGALNSLVNTIYTMHFPFCGSREIRHFFCEMPAILKLSCRDTSVYETVVSIICIVFVLLPLGFIVSSYILIFLTVLRMNSPEGRRKALATCSSHLAVVSLYYGPALVIYMTPQSAHTAEQDQGLSMINTIFTPLLNPLIYSLRNKDVLTALRKVVGRRGTLKWT; this is encoded by the coding sequence ATGGAGAGAGGGAATGACACGGGGACGGGTTTCTTTCTCCTGGGGCTTTTCCCAGGACTGTGGCACCTCGGCACCCTCGTCACTTGTGTCCTTCTTGTCTATATCTTCGCCTTCACGGGGAACTTGGTCCTGGCACTCTTGATCTGGGCCAACTCTCGCCTCCACACGCCCATGTACATCCTCCTCAGCCAGCTCTCTCTCATCGACCTGGCCTTGATCTCCACCACGGTGCCCAAGATGGCCATCAACTTCTTTTCAGGGAAGAAAGACATCTCGAAAGCTGCCTGTGGAGCccaggttttcttcttctttgcccTTGGTGGTGGCGAGTGCCTGCTGCTGGCCCTCATGTCTTATGACCGCTACGTGGCCATCTGCAGCCCCCTGCGATATCCAGCCATCATGAACTCCAGAGTCTGCCTGCAGATGGCACTGGTGTGCTGGGGCAGAGGGGCCCTGAATTCCCTGGTCAACACCATCTACACCATGCATTTCCCCTTCTGTGGCTCCAGGGAAATCCGCCACTTCTTCTGTGAGATGCCAGCCATCCTAAAGCTCTCCTGCCGAGACACCTCCGTCTACGAGACAGTGGTGTCCATCATCTGCATTGTGTTTGTGCTTCTCCCCCTGGGATTCATCGTCTCTTCCTACATCCTCATCTTCCTCACCGTCCTGAGGATGAACTCtccagagggcaggaggaaagCCCTGGCCACCTGCTCCTCTCATCTGGCTGTCGTCAGCCTCTACTATGGGCCAGCCCTGGTCATCTACATGACCCCCCAGTCTGCCCACACTGCAGAGCAGGACCAAGGGCTCTCCATGATCAACACCATCTTCACCCCCCTGCTCAACcccctcatctacagcctgaggaacaaggatgtGCTTACTGCACTGAGAAAGGTGGTGGGGCGAAGGGGCACTTTAAAGTGGACATGa
- the LOC144254543 gene encoding olfactory receptor 2T27-like gives MEKNETSTDFLLLGLFPRFGHPSLLVLIILLLYTTAFAGNSTLLLLIWLDPRLHTPMYFLLSQLSVIDLAYISSTVPKMLANHFSGKRSISFLACAAQMFAFLTLGLAECILLTLMAYDRYVAVCNPLRYTVLMSPKVCLQMAISAWAGGALAALVHTVYPMQFPICGSREIDHYFCEMPAILRMSCVDTSVYEMVKFVSTIVFLLVPFLLILASYTVIFLTVLRMNSQKGRNKALTTCSSHLTVVSLYFGQAIFIYMTPSSAHTPEQDQIGAVLGTIVTPTLNPLIYSLRNKEVVGALRKCLGRGCSCSQECSSLNFQRSHHHLTS, from the coding sequence ATGGAGAAGAATGAAACCTCGACGGATTTCCTGCTGCTTGGGCTCTTCCCCAGGTTCGGGCATCCCAGCCTCCTGGTCCTCATCATTCTCCTCTTATACACCACGGCCTTTGCTGGAAACTCCACGCTGCTCCTCCTCATCTGGCTGGACCCCCGGctgcacacccccatgtacttcctgCTCAGCCAGCTGTCTGTCATTGACCTGGCTTACATCTCCAGCACGGTGCCCAAGATGCTAGCCAACCATTTCTCAGGGAAGAGGAGCATTTCCTTCCTGGCCTGTGCTGCCCAGATGTTTGCCTTCCTCACCCTGGGCCTTGCTGAGTGCATCCTGCTGACCctcatggcctatgaccgctatgtggctgTCTGTAACCCCCTGAGGTACACAGTCCTCATGAGCCCCAAGGTCTGTTTGCAGATGGCTATCTCGGCCTGGGCTGGAGGAGCTCTTGCAGCACTTGTGCACACCGTCTACCCCATGCAGTTCCCCATCTGTGGCTCCAGGGAGATCGACCATTACTTCTGTGAGATGCCCGCCATTCTGAGGATGTCTTGTGTGGACACATCCGTCTATGAGATGGTGAAATTTGTGTCAACCATTGTGTTTCTGCTGGTCCCATTTCTTCTCATCCTGGCCTCCTACACTGTCATCTTCCTCACCGTCCTCAGGATGAACTCTCAGAAGGGCAGGAACAAAGCCCTgaccacctgctcctcccacctgacAGTGGTGAGTCTCTACTTTGGCCAGGCCATCTTCATCTACATGACACCCAGCTCTGCCCATACGCCGGAGCAAGACCAGATAGGAGCTGTGCTGGGCACCATAGTGACCCCCACACTCAACcccctcatctacagcctgaggaacaaggaggtgGTGGGTGCCCTGAGGAAGTgcctggggaggggctgcagCTGCTCTCAGGAGTGTTCTAGCCTCAACTTTCAGAGGAGCCACCATCACCTCACGTCCTGA